The following coding sequences are from one Microbacterium wangchenii window:
- a CDS encoding sugar ABC transporter ATP-binding protein, which translates to MTTTLTAAPVLATRGLSKDYGPVRVVSDLSLEFHAGSIHALLGENGAGKSTLIKMLAGVIAPSGGEVVLDGVPAALRSVPDGQARGVVALPQELTLVPTLGAAENIFLGTRRRGIPGIVDRRRLDRDARALLERLGQALPLNVPVGELSAVQQTMIALARALARDARVLILDEPTAALTDTETEQLFVVLRALRDAGTAILYVSHRLEEVFALADTATVMRNGRHVWTKPIAQTHTDDVVSAMIGREHGQVYPARAGTAGPVLLAVDDLGGYTLRGVSLQARSGRVLGIAGLAGAGRSELLKIIAGAERAQTGRVLLDGDDVTRLGLARSMDAGIAYVPEERRSQGLVMTHSIQANIALGNLRALSVAGVASARREREAAERGRTDLQIKTTSVGQPVEELSGGNQQKVVLAKYLQRRPRVLLLDEPTRGIDIGTKAEIYQLIRRLADEGVAVVVVSSEIPELLGLADEIAVLHEGRLTGVADPAASTEESILHLCYRKSE; encoded by the coding sequence ATGACCACCACCCTCACGGCCGCACCCGTGCTCGCCACGCGCGGCCTCAGCAAGGACTACGGCCCCGTCCGCGTCGTCTCGGACCTGTCGCTGGAGTTCCACGCCGGCAGCATCCACGCGCTCCTCGGCGAGAACGGCGCAGGGAAGTCCACACTCATCAAGATGCTCGCCGGCGTGATCGCCCCGAGCGGCGGCGAGGTCGTGCTCGACGGGGTACCGGCCGCCCTGCGCTCGGTGCCCGACGGACAGGCGCGCGGGGTCGTCGCCCTGCCACAGGAGCTCACGCTCGTGCCGACCCTGGGGGCGGCGGAGAACATCTTCCTCGGCACGCGCCGACGCGGCATCCCCGGGATCGTCGACCGCCGCAGGCTCGACCGCGACGCCCGTGCGCTCCTGGAACGCCTCGGCCAGGCGCTGCCGCTGAACGTGCCGGTGGGGGAGCTGTCCGCGGTGCAGCAGACCATGATCGCCCTCGCCCGGGCGCTCGCGCGGGATGCGCGCGTGCTGATCCTGGACGAGCCGACCGCGGCGCTCACCGACACCGAGACCGAGCAGCTGTTCGTCGTGCTCCGTGCCCTCCGCGACGCCGGGACGGCCATCCTCTACGTCTCGCACCGCCTCGAGGAGGTGTTCGCCCTCGCCGACACCGCCACCGTGATGCGCAACGGCCGGCACGTGTGGACCAAGCCGATCGCCCAGACCCACACCGACGACGTGGTGTCGGCCATGATCGGGCGCGAGCACGGCCAGGTCTACCCCGCCCGGGCCGGTACCGCCGGTCCGGTGCTGCTCGCGGTGGACGACCTCGGCGGCTATACCCTCCGCGGGGTCAGCCTGCAGGCGCGCTCCGGCCGCGTGCTGGGCATCGCGGGCCTGGCCGGGGCCGGGCGCAGCGAGCTGCTGAAGATCATCGCCGGTGCCGAGCGCGCGCAGACCGGACGCGTGCTCCTGGACGGCGACGACGTGACCCGCCTGGGACTGGCGCGGTCGATGGATGCGGGCATCGCCTACGTCCCGGAGGAGCGCCGCAGCCAGGGGCTCGTCATGACGCACTCGATCCAGGCCAACATCGCCCTCGGCAACCTGCGGGCGCTGAGCGTGGCGGGCGTGGCATCCGCCCGGCGCGAGCGAGAAGCGGCCGAGCGCGGCCGCACCGACCTGCAGATCAAGACGACATCGGTGGGCCAGCCGGTGGAGGAGCTGTCCGGCGGCAACCAGCAGAAGGTCGTCCTCGCCAAATACCTCCAGCGGCGGCCCCGCGTGCTGCTCCTGGACGAGCCGACGCGCGGCATCGACATCGGCACGAAGGCGGAGATCTACCAGCTCATCCGGCGCCTGGCGGACGAGGGCGTCGCCGTCGTGGTCGTCTCCAGCGAGATCCCCGAGCTGCTGGGGCTGGCCGACGAGATCGCCGTGCTGCACGAGGGCCGGCTCACCGGCGTCGCCGACCCCGCCGCATCCACCGAAGAATCCATCCTCCACCTCTGCTACAGGAAGTCCGAATGA
- a CDS encoding ABC transporter permease, which translates to MMSTTTPQAPAAGTRGAALPARLASYGTLLGLLALIVLFAVLKPQVFLTPVNFTNILEQLAILAMIAAVQTVVMVVGDFDLSVGSLASLVGVITAQLLVGGMDPLLAVGLGLLTGLAAGAINGFLVAYLGLSAFIATLATMTSFTGLALLLSNGATVFGLPEGFVWLGQGRVGPVPVPVIVAIILVLLVWFALSKTVLGRSWYAVGGNAEAARLSGVNTKLVRFSAFVVAGFGAALAGIVLTARLASGHPTAADPLMLSSIAAVFLGITLSRAGQPTVGGTVVGLGIVGVLNNGLNILQVNSYVQQVLTGVIIVLAVSLSRLSRKRR; encoded by the coding sequence ATGATGTCCACGACCACTCCGCAGGCGCCCGCCGCCGGCACGCGCGGTGCAGCGCTGCCGGCGCGCCTGGCCTCCTACGGGACCCTGCTCGGCCTGCTCGCCCTCATCGTGCTGTTCGCGGTGCTCAAGCCGCAGGTGTTCCTCACCCCGGTGAACTTCACCAACATCCTCGAGCAGCTCGCAATCCTCGCCATGATCGCCGCCGTGCAGACGGTCGTCATGGTCGTGGGCGACTTCGACCTGTCGGTCGGATCGCTCGCGAGCCTCGTCGGCGTCATCACGGCGCAGCTCCTGGTGGGCGGGATGGATCCGCTGCTGGCCGTCGGGCTCGGCCTGCTCACGGGGCTCGCCGCCGGTGCGATCAACGGATTCCTGGTGGCCTACCTCGGCCTCTCGGCGTTCATCGCGACCCTCGCGACGATGACCTCCTTCACGGGCCTGGCGCTGCTGCTGTCCAACGGCGCCACCGTCTTCGGCCTCCCCGAGGGCTTCGTGTGGCTCGGCCAGGGCCGCGTGGGCCCGGTCCCCGTTCCCGTCATCGTCGCGATCATCCTGGTGCTGCTGGTGTGGTTCGCGCTGTCGAAGACCGTCCTCGGGCGCAGCTGGTACGCCGTGGGCGGCAACGCGGAGGCGGCACGCCTGTCGGGCGTGAACACCAAGCTCGTGCGCTTCTCCGCCTTCGTCGTGGCGGGCTTCGGCGCGGCTCTCGCGGGCATCGTGCTCACCGCGCGGCTCGCGTCGGGTCACCCCACGGCGGCCGACCCGCTCATGCTGTCCTCGATCGCCGCCGTCTTCCTGGGCATCACCCTGTCGCGGGCGGGCCAGCCCACCGTCGGCGGCACCGTCGTGGGCCTGGGCATCGTCGGCGTGCTCAACAACGGCCTGAACATCCTGCAGGTCAACAGCTACGTGCAGCAGGTGCTCACCGGCGTGATCATCGTCCTGGCCGTGAGCCTGAGCCGTCTCAGCAGGAAGCGGCGCTGA
- a CDS encoding xylulokinase has product MTLIAGLDIGTSSVKLAVLTSEGTVIARATASYDTVHGPGGIVEQRPEDWWDAACRALADTGVADRIDALGVTGQMQDLIVVGAGGRSLRPALLYSDTRAGAQHERLRASIPEWERRTGNHQDLTNVAAKLAWLAEHEPRVLAEATQLFFGAAGYLAWRAGGRATCDVMTASTTGLLDIDARTWLVDAISAAGAPADRFPVLVGAVPGDAAAGTVSPTAAAELGVRAGIPVVVAPGDAGSATDGLVGSAPGDAYLYLGTTGWLAGVTAGAPAEPSPIHSLVLPGWNHRLRIGAVQSAGSAAAWARRTFFPRSDFADVEAAVAERVGDLSARPLCLPGLAGERTPVRDGHFRGAFVGVTDATDAVDHYLAVLTGVAMGLRHAAEAMQIRQTRIPAVGGAASSPAWRQILADVFDATIVTGDAEDPGCVSAARAAADAAGLGGGIRPLLGPGAEAEETHPGPARSAYARLLATHRELYPALAGTFHALAGMPPQAPYDE; this is encoded by the coding sequence ATGACGCTCATCGCGGGCCTGGATATCGGCACGTCGAGCGTCAAGCTCGCCGTGCTGACGTCCGAGGGGACGGTGATCGCGCGGGCCACCGCGTCGTACGACACCGTCCATGGCCCCGGCGGCATCGTCGAGCAGCGGCCGGAGGACTGGTGGGATGCGGCGTGCCGTGCGCTCGCCGACACCGGGGTGGCCGACCGCATCGACGCCCTGGGCGTCACCGGGCAGATGCAGGACCTCATCGTGGTCGGCGCCGGCGGCCGGTCGCTGCGCCCCGCGCTGCTGTACTCCGACACGCGCGCCGGCGCGCAGCATGAGCGGCTGCGCGCGAGCATCCCGGAGTGGGAGCGGCGCACCGGCAACCATCAGGACCTCACGAACGTCGCCGCGAAGCTCGCGTGGCTCGCCGAGCACGAACCGCGCGTGCTGGCCGAGGCGACGCAGCTGTTCTTCGGTGCGGCCGGCTACCTGGCCTGGCGCGCGGGCGGCCGGGCCACGTGCGACGTGATGACCGCGTCCACGACGGGCCTGCTCGACATCGACGCGCGCACGTGGCTGGTCGACGCGATCTCGGCCGCCGGCGCACCCGCCGACCGCTTCCCCGTCCTCGTGGGGGCGGTCCCCGGCGACGCGGCGGCGGGGACCGTGTCGCCGACGGCGGCGGCCGAACTCGGCGTCCGCGCGGGCATCCCCGTCGTGGTCGCTCCCGGCGATGCCGGCTCGGCCACCGACGGGCTCGTCGGTTCCGCACCCGGCGACGCCTACCTGTACCTCGGCACCACCGGCTGGCTGGCGGGCGTGACCGCGGGTGCGCCGGCCGAGCCCTCGCCCATCCATTCCCTCGTCCTGCCCGGGTGGAACCATCGCCTGCGCATCGGCGCGGTGCAGTCGGCCGGATCGGCTGCCGCGTGGGCGCGGCGCACGTTCTTCCCGCGCAGCGACTTCGCCGACGTGGAGGCTGCCGTCGCGGAGCGCGTCGGCGACCTCTCCGCCCGGCCGCTGTGCCTGCCCGGACTGGCCGGAGAGCGCACGCCTGTGCGCGACGGGCACTTCCGCGGTGCGTTCGTGGGCGTCACCGATGCCACGGACGCCGTCGACCACTACCTCGCCGTCCTCACGGGTGTCGCGATGGGCCTGCGGCACGCGGCCGAGGCGATGCAGATTCGCCAGACCCGCATCCCCGCCGTCGGCGGCGCGGCCTCCTCGCCCGCGTGGCGGCAGATCCTCGCCGACGTCTTCGACGCGACGATCGTCACGGGCGACGCGGAGGACCCCGGTTGCGTGTCGGCGGCGCGCGCGGCCGCCGACGCGGCGGGCCTGGGCGGCGGCATCCGTCCGCTGCTGGGACCCGGAGCCGAGGCGGAGGAGACGCACCCCGGCCCGGCGCGCAGTGCCTACGCGCGTCTGCTGGCCACCCACCGTGAGCTCTATCCGGCTCTGGCCGGAACCTTCCACGCGCTGGCCGGCATGCCGCCGCAGGCGCCGTACGACGAGTGA
- a CDS encoding sugar ABC transporter substrate-binding protein, whose translation MKLNRTLAALTVTAVAGLGLTACAGGAEAGDGGDGVTVTVVTPYLANAATKEAIDLFTAEGEERGWTVSVVDTAGDMNKLNSAFQDAAAQQPDAIVLGTGDPTQISLGLKAAADADIPVFAIDAGAADGIAANVTSDNVDLGQQSAGALIEAMGGTGSVVMLTHDPHPGVRARAEGAREAFEAAGIEIVEEKHVNVPGPVDDARTSVQDVISARGGDVTGIWGGWDEPALGAVQALQAAGVSDIPVVGVDGQDFALAEIEKGGPFVATVKQDWAAIVLQVADLIGDFVEEGAEPEQGQYELPGTLVTQP comes from the coding sequence ATGAAGTTGAACAGAACCCTCGCGGCTCTGACCGTGACCGCCGTCGCCGGGCTCGGACTGACCGCGTGCGCCGGTGGTGCGGAGGCCGGCGACGGCGGCGACGGAGTCACCGTCACGGTCGTCACCCCCTACCTCGCCAATGCCGCCACCAAGGAGGCCATCGACCTCTTCACCGCCGAGGGCGAGGAGCGCGGCTGGACCGTGTCGGTCGTGGACACCGCCGGCGACATGAACAAGCTCAACAGCGCGTTCCAGGATGCTGCCGCCCAGCAGCCCGACGCCATCGTTCTCGGCACCGGCGACCCGACGCAGATCTCGCTCGGCCTGAAGGCTGCCGCCGATGCGGACATCCCGGTGTTCGCGATCGACGCGGGCGCCGCCGACGGCATCGCGGCCAACGTCACGAGCGACAACGTCGACCTCGGCCAGCAGAGCGCCGGCGCCCTCATCGAGGCGATGGGCGGCACGGGGTCGGTGGTCATGCTCACCCACGACCCGCACCCCGGCGTGCGCGCGCGGGCGGAGGGTGCCCGCGAGGCGTTCGAGGCCGCCGGCATCGAGATCGTCGAGGAGAAGCACGTCAACGTGCCCGGTCCCGTGGATGACGCCCGCACCTCGGTCCAGGACGTCATCTCCGCCCGCGGCGGCGACGTCACCGGCATCTGGGGCGGCTGGGACGAGCCGGCCCTCGGCGCCGTGCAGGCGCTGCAGGCGGCCGGGGTCAGCGACATCCCGGTGGTCGGGGTCGACGGTCAGGACTTCGCGCTCGCCGAGATCGAGAAGGGCGGACCGTTCGTGGCGACCGTCAAGCAGGACTGGGCCGCGATCGTCCTCCAGGTGGCAGACCTCATCGGCGACTTCGTCGAGGAGGGCGCCGAGCCGGAACAGGGTCAGTACGAGCTGCCGGGGACGCTGGTCACCCAGCCCTGA
- a CDS encoding MFS transporter: MNDALTRSQLVRWRTATFAIFLASGLSIATWASRVPAIKSGLEIDNIAVGLLLLGAGIASIIGLSVAPMVMARAGARRGMLAALVIVGIGVATIGIGTDLLSSYPVVLLGLALFGFGNGAVDVMMNVEGAAIEKTSGRTLLPLFHAFFSFGTVIGAGLGVVAAALGITVLAHTGLMGGVIVLVALVSVAGVPARESAEAAAAPAGRPPLRERFLVAISAWREPRTYALGVIMLGMAFAEGGANDWLPLAVVEDHGADEAFGAAALTVFSVAMTVVRVLGGPLVDRVGRVAVLRTLSFTAAAGLLLFIFAPNLPLVFIGAALWGAGASLGFPLGMSAAADDPAKAPARVSAAATIGYVAFLCGPPILGFISENVGLLNTLLVIVVLIVLSGLFSSAARPLAVASADADAAPAAAADPPRSPASER; this comes from the coding sequence ATGAACGACGCCCTCACCCGCTCCCAGCTCGTGCGCTGGCGAACGGCGACCTTCGCCATCTTCCTGGCCAGCGGCCTGAGCATCGCCACGTGGGCCTCTCGCGTTCCGGCGATCAAGTCGGGCCTGGAGATCGACAACATCGCGGTCGGCCTGCTCCTTCTCGGGGCCGGTATCGCCTCGATCATCGGGCTGTCGGTGGCACCGATGGTCATGGCCAGGGCGGGCGCGCGGCGCGGGATGCTGGCAGCCCTCGTGATCGTCGGCATCGGCGTCGCCACGATCGGAATCGGCACCGACCTGCTGTCCTCCTACCCCGTGGTGCTGCTGGGCCTCGCGCTCTTCGGATTCGGCAACGGCGCCGTCGACGTCATGATGAACGTCGAAGGGGCCGCGATCGAGAAGACCAGCGGCCGCACGCTGCTGCCGCTGTTCCACGCCTTCTTCAGCTTCGGCACCGTGATCGGCGCGGGACTGGGGGTGGTGGCGGCCGCGCTGGGGATCACCGTGCTGGCCCACACGGGCCTCATGGGCGGGGTGATCGTGCTCGTCGCGCTGGTCAGCGTCGCCGGCGTCCCCGCGCGGGAGAGCGCGGAGGCGGCTGCCGCGCCGGCGGGACGGCCGCCGTTGCGCGAGCGCTTCCTCGTCGCCATCAGCGCCTGGCGGGAGCCGCGCACGTACGCGCTGGGGGTCATCATGCTCGGCATGGCGTTCGCCGAGGGCGGGGCCAACGACTGGCTGCCGCTCGCGGTGGTCGAGGACCACGGGGCCGATGAGGCGTTCGGTGCGGCGGCACTGACCGTCTTCTCGGTCGCCATGACGGTGGTCCGCGTCCTGGGCGGCCCGCTCGTGGACCGGGTGGGACGGGTCGCGGTGCTGCGCACCCTTTCCTTCACGGCCGCGGCGGGCCTGCTGCTGTTCATCTTCGCCCCCAACCTCCCGCTGGTCTTCATCGGGGCCGCGCTGTGGGGCGCGGGTGCATCACTCGGGTTCCCGCTCGGGATGTCGGCGGCCGCGGACGACCCGGCGAAGGCCCCCGCCCGAGTGAGTGCCGCCGCGACGATCGGTTACGTCGCGTTCCTGTGCGGTCCGCCGATCCTCGGCTTCATCAGCGAGAACGTCGGCCTGCTGAACACGCTCCTGGTGATCGTCGTGCTGATCGTGCTGTCGGGCCTGTTCTCCTCCGCCGCACGGCCGTTGGCGGTGGCCTCCGCCGACGCTGACGCCGCCCCCGCCGCGGCGGCGGATCCGCCCCGCTCCCCCGCGTCCGAGCGCTGA
- a CDS encoding LacI family DNA-binding transcriptional regulator: MSARRATIADVARAAGVSPSTASVVFSGRAPVTDPTRRRVIDAAQRLGYTGPDPRAASLRRGSSGIVGVVVGARLGAVFSDPVTRLQMDGLAEGLAGVGAGLLLLQDTGEEAAGPSLLTTPLDAAVLVGCNARMRDSLQVLRARDVPVVVIEGDGGDGVPQIRLDNREAQRELAAHLAGLGHRDVAILTLPTAAGRPPGWLDAAAEAEIQVDVAADRLAGAREVYPEAPAYAAGASLIDEGLAAGRMLLADPAARPTAILAQSDLLAAGVVRAAEEAGLRVPHDLSVTGFDGVVVDGLSPYELTTAVQPAAEKGRAAGSAVAAMLAGSPAESLRLTCTFRAGNTTGPAPAG; encoded by the coding sequence ATGAGCGCGCGCCGAGCCACCATCGCCGACGTCGCGCGCGCCGCCGGCGTGTCGCCCTCCACCGCATCGGTGGTCTTCAGCGGACGGGCGCCGGTCACCGATCCGACGCGACGGCGCGTCATCGACGCCGCCCAGCGCCTCGGGTACACCGGCCCCGACCCGCGTGCCGCGTCGCTGCGGCGCGGGAGCTCGGGCATCGTCGGGGTCGTCGTCGGCGCGCGCCTGGGGGCGGTCTTCTCCGACCCGGTCACCCGGCTCCAGATGGACGGCCTGGCCGAAGGTCTCGCCGGCGTGGGCGCGGGCCTGCTCCTGCTGCAGGACACCGGCGAGGAGGCGGCCGGGCCGTCGCTGCTGACGACACCCCTGGATGCCGCGGTGCTGGTGGGCTGCAACGCGCGTATGCGGGATTCGCTCCAGGTGCTGCGCGCCCGGGACGTGCCGGTCGTGGTGATCGAGGGCGACGGCGGCGACGGGGTTCCGCAGATCAGGCTCGACAACCGCGAGGCGCAGCGTGAGCTCGCCGCCCACCTGGCCGGGCTCGGGCACCGCGACGTCGCGATCCTGACGCTGCCGACGGCGGCGGGTCGCCCGCCGGGGTGGCTGGATGCCGCAGCGGAGGCGGAGATCCAGGTCGACGTCGCCGCCGACCGCCTCGCCGGAGCCCGCGAGGTGTACCCGGAGGCTCCGGCCTACGCGGCCGGGGCCAGCCTCATCGACGAGGGGCTGGCGGCCGGGCGGATGCTGCTGGCCGACCCGGCCGCGCGCCCCACCGCGATTCTCGCCCAGAGCGACCTGCTCGCTGCGGGCGTCGTGCGCGCCGCTGAGGAGGCCGGCCTCCGCGTTCCGCACGACCTCAGCGTCACCGGGTTCGACGGCGTCGTCGTCGACGGACTCTCGCCGTACGAGCTCACCACGGCGGTGCAGCCCGCGGCCGAGAAGGGCCGCGCCGCCGGTTCCGCGGTGGCAGCCATGCTGGCCGGGTCGCCGGCGGAGAGCCTGCGGCTGACGTGCACGTTCCGCGCCGGGAACACCACGGGGCCCGCGCCGGCAGGCTGA